In Amaranthus tricolor cultivar Red isolate AtriRed21 chromosome 3, ASM2621246v1, whole genome shotgun sequence, a single window of DNA contains:
- the LOC130807381 gene encoding transcription repressor OFP7 yields MGKGFMKFRVSRIIRTFHSCRSKDPANLPTNPIPLFAHHPSTLSPTTLSPTTLSPCKSSSSVKRHVSSAFSSARYGCLRSRRSPEPSHTQSSSSQKWHGIAKTKTHNHNYESTPPRRKIYNSAASDTEIENDVVYLPPSRSRKSRRRRKSFQKIRISTSSDSGLFSEDDEDRTLFSTDSTSPRSFHRHFSRSVNQKNGRKSLSYPSPARLSEFMRKLTPCRAVADGKVRESFAVVKKSEDPYEDFKRSMVEMVVEKQMFEVKELEELLRCFLTLNSDRHHEAIVRAFTEIWKGLFCTEY; encoded by the coding sequence ATGGGAAAAGGCTTCATGAAATTCCGAGTATCTCGAATTATCCGAACCTTCCATTCGTGCCGTTCCAAAGACCCTGCAAATCTTCCAACCAATCCTATCCCTTTATTCGCCCACCACCCTTCCACCTTATCACCAACCACCTTATCACCAACCACCTTATCACCCTGCAAATCTTCTTCCTCCGTCAAACGCCACGTGTCCTCCGCCTTCTCCTCAGCCCGTTACGGTTGTTTGAGATCACGCCGTTCTCCTGAACCCTCCCACACTCAATCATCATCGTCTCAAAAATGGCATGGCATCGCTAAAACTAAAACGCATAACCATAATTACGAATCTACCCCTCCTCGTCGTAAAATTTACAACTCCGCCGCTTCCGATACCGAGATTGAAAACGACGTAGTATACCTCCCTCCGTCACGTTCAAGGAAGTCCCGACGGCGGCGGAAATCCTTCCAGAAAATTCGAATCAGTACTTCCTCTGATAGTGGACTGTTCAGCGAAGACGACGAAGATCGAACGCTTTTCTCTACCGACTCCACTAGCCCTAGAAGCTTCCATCGCCACTTCAGCAGAAGCGTAAATCAGAAGAATGGCAGAAAGTCGTTGAGTTATCCATCGCCGGCGAGATTATCGGAGTTTATGAGGAAACTAACACCGTGTCGGGCGGTGGCTGACGGAAAAGTGAGAGAGAGTTTCGCAGTTGTAAAAAAATCCGAGGATCCATACGAAGATTTCAAGAGATCGATGGTGGAGATGGTAGTGGAAAAACAGATGTTTGAAGTGAAAGAATTGGAGGAGCTTCTACGCTGTTTTCTGACACTGAATTCAGATCGTCACCATGAAGCCATTGTTAGAGCTTTTACTGAAATTTGGAAGGGACTCTTCTGCACGGAATACTAA
- the LOC130807382 gene encoding uncharacterized protein LOC130807382 — translation MPLLDIAIAQSSIQNYWARCRVQSFIFGTVPHHGLLQHDRWPSFQKPFKNTGNLNLSLGHISRKSHKEFLVKAVATLEPTPFVKSKDEKKQSSAFSSTVEQPNGSEEIDERERLRRVRISKANKGNTPWNKGRKHSPETLQRIRERTKLAMQDPKVKMKLANIGHAQSAETRKKIAVGVRIGWQRRREKLLLQETCLFDWQNLIAEAGRQGFQEEEELQWDSYKIMNEQLQQEWLASIELRKTTPRPKGSKRAPKSLEQRKKIADAIAAKWADPEYRARVCTGLAKYHGIPEGAEKKVRKKSSDGSQSPRTPKKKVNSTKVSAATEYKAKPQQLKLKKTTPPKYKDPLANSKLEMLKSIRAQRVASKPRKNEAFERAKLLIAEAEKAAKALEVAAIRSPVARASLTEAKKLIAEAIQSIESIEKREFTAENPPTSEPQNHAEIDETSVMNHVNDKNSREVNGINLFAPTTDCQIQDISIYGMPMLEEIGVNHNSPRQISGFEFRKHNTKIFVGKSELREQIDQPHLHELNGVTRLNGLSSEDHINEQKNHEEQIPNGSAKSRTRKWISGRLVEVVENQ, via the exons ATATTGCTATTGCGCAGTCGTCTATTCAAAATTATTGGGCTCGTTGCAGGGTGCAGTCATTTATCTTTGGTACAGTACCCCACCATGGCTTGTTACAGCATGATAGATGGCCATCATTTCAAAAACCCTTTAAGAATACAGGAAACTTGAACTTATCCTTGGGTCATATTAGTAGGAAGTCACATAAGGAGTTCCTGGTTAAAGCTGTGGCTACTCTTGAGCCTACGCCTTTTGTCAAAAGTAAAGATGAAAAGAAGCAAAGCAGTGCATTTTCATCTACTGTTGAACAACCTAATGGTTCAGAGGAAATTGATGAAAGAGAAAGGTTGAGACGTGTACGGATTTCTAAAGCAAATAAAGGAAACACGCCGTGGAACAAAGGCAGAAAGCACAGTCCTG AAACTCTTCAACGTATCAGGGAAAGGACCAAACTGGCTATGCAGGATCCTAAG GTAAAAATGAAGTTGGCAAATATTGGTCATGCACAAAG TGCAGAGACGAGGAAAAAAATTGCAGTCGGAGTGCGAATAGGCTGGCAGAGGCGACGTGAGAAGTTATTGCTTCAGGAAACTTGCCTCTTTGATTGGCAGAACTTGATTGCTGAAGCTGGTCGACAAGGTTTTCAAGAAGAGGAAGAGTTGCAGTGGGATTCCTACAAAATCATGAATGAGCAATTGCAGCAGGAATGGTTGGCTAGCATTGAGCTTAGGAAAACAACGCCTAGACCCAAAGGTAGCAAGAGAGCACCAAAATCTCTTGAACAACGGAAAAAGATTGCAGATGCCATTGCCGCTAAATGGGCTGATCCT GAATACCGTGCAAGGGTGTGTACTGGCTTGGCGAAATATCATGGAATACCGGAGGGGGCTGAGAAAAAGGTCAGGAAGAAATCGAGTGACGGATCGCAGTCACCTAGGACCCCTAAGAAAAAGGTTAACAGTACAAAAGTATCTGCTGCAACTGAATATAAGGCAAAGCCTCAACAACTCAAGCTGAAGAAAACGACCCCACCAAAGTACAAGGATCCTTTGGCTAATTCCAAACTGGAAATGTTAAAGAGCATCAGGGCTCAAAGAGTGGCCTCAAAACCAAGGAAGAACGAAGCATTCGAGCGAGCAAA GCTCCTAATAGCAGAAGCTGAGAAAGCTGCAAAGGCCCTCGAGGTTGCTGCAATAAGAAGCCCAGTTGCTCGAGCCTCTCTCACTGAGGCAAAAAAACTTATTGCTGAAGCTATTCAATCTATCGAATCAATAGAGAAGAGAGAGTTTACTGCAGAAAATCCTCCGACATCAGAGCCACAAAATCATGCCGAGATTGATGAAACTTCTGTCATGAACCATGTCAATGACAAGAACTCTAGAGAGGTTAATGGGATCAACCTGTTTGCACCAACAACTGATTGCCAAATCCAGGATATCAGCATCTACGGGATGCCTATGCTGGAAGAAATCGGCGTGAATCACAATTCACCAAGACAAATTAGTGGGTTTGAGTTCCGTAAGCACAATACCAAAATTTTTGTTGGGAAATCAGAGTTGAGAGAACAAATTGATCAACCGCATCTGCACGAACTAAATGGTGTTACCAGATTGAATGGGCTCTCTTCAGAAGATCATATAAACGAGCAGAAAAATCATGAAGAACAAATACCTAATGGTTCTGCAAAATCCAGGACTAGAAAGTGGATTAGTGGAAGATTGGTAGAAGTTgtggaaaatcagtaa